The sequence below is a genomic window from Pseudoxanthomonas sp..
CTCCAGCGTCGCCAGGTGGTCGGGGTGGTCGGCGAAGTGGCGGAACAGCGCGTCGATCACGTAGCCGTCCACCGCCATGCCCTGCCCATAGTGTTCCATCGCCGGCAGGAACACGCCCGGCGCATGCAGCTCGCCGTCGCGGTCGCGCAGCCGCACCAGCACTTCGTACTGCAGGCGGTCGCTGCCATCCAGCGCGACGATCCGCTGCGCGTACAACAGCAAGCGCTCCTCGGCGATGGCCAGCTGCGTATGCGCCACCCACTCCAGTTCGCGCCGCCGCCGCGACAGGCTGGGATCGGATTCGCGGTAGCAGCGGATGCGGTTGCGCCCTTCCTCCTTGGCCACGTAGCACGCCGCATCCGCCGCGCGCAGCAGCCAGTCCACGTCCACCGCGTCGTCGTCGATCTCGGCCACGCCGATGCTGCAGTTCAGGCCGAACGTGCGGCCGCCCCAGACGAAGCCGGCGTCGGCGAGCACGGCATGGATGCGTTCCATCGCGGCCTCGGCGTCCGCCAGGCCGGTGTCGTGCAGCAGCAGTGCGAATTCGTCGCCGCCCAGGCGCCCCAGCCAGTCGCCGCGGCGCAGCTGGGCGGACACGGTGCTGGCGAAATGGCGCAGGAAGCGGTCGCCGGCCTCGTGCCCGCAGGTGTCGTTGACCAGCTTGAACTGGTCCAGGTCGATGTAGCACAGCGTGTGCCGCCCCTTGCCCTGGCCGAGCACGCTCTCCAGGCGGCGCGCGATCTCGCGCCGGTTGATCAGCCCGGTCAGTTCGTCGTGGCTGGCCTGGTGTGCGATCTCGCAGGCCAGTTCGTGCGCTTCGGACACATCCTCGGCCAGCACGAAGACCTGGTCTTCCGCCGGCGTGCGTCCGGCCACCATCGAGGCGGTCCAGCGTACCCAGCGCACGTCGCCGTCCGGCCGCACCAGCCGACGCTCGCCCGGCTCCAGCATGCGCAGCCAGTCGATGCCGCCGGCCTCCGTGCGCTGCAGGTCGTCGGCATGCATCACCTCCTGCAGGCGGCACGCGCGCAGGTCCTGCAGCGGCAGCGACAGGATCTGCGCGAGGGCTTCGTTGGCCTGGGTGAAGCGGCCGTCGCGGTCCAGCTTGAGCATGCCGACCACCGACTGGTGGAACGCCATGCGGAACTCGCTCTCGGTCTCGCGCACGCGATGCAGCGTGCTGCGCATCACGTGCAGCGCGTATGCGCACAACGCCAGGAAGACCAGCGCGCTGAGCGCGAGCAGCGTGCGCCGCATGAAATGCGCGCCTTCGGCCAGCGAACGCGAGAAGGCCAGTTCCTTCGGCCGCAGGCGCGCGTCGATCTCCAGCAACTGGCGCCGGTAGGCCAGCACGCGGTCGGCGTCGAGCGGGCCCTGCGCGATGTCGGCCTCCAGCGCGTCGGCCAGCGCGACGAGCTGGTCGATCTCGACCTCGGCTTCGCGCCACAGGCGCACGGAATCGCGGAAATACGGCGCCCGCGCCAGCGCGCGGTACATCCAGATCAGGCGGTCGATGTCCTCCGGCGCGTTGTTGCCCTGCAGAAAGCCGGCGCGGGCGCCGGCCAGATCCACCGGGCGCCGCTCGAGCGCCAGACGGCCGTCGCGGTCGCCGAGCGGCACGCGCAAGGCCTCGCGCGCATCCGCCAGATCGGAGGGACGCGCATGGATGGCGTAGCGGTAGAGGCTGAGCACGGCGCGCTGGTGCGCCTTCGACCAGTGACTCTCGCCGATGATGTAGGCGGTCGCGCCCGCCTGCGTCTCGAGGACGGCGGCGGTCAGGACGGCGCCCAGCGCGAACAGGGCGATGAGGGCGAGCACCCGGGCCGGCAGTCGCCGCAGGCCGCGATCGTCCCGGTCACGGCCCGGACCGTCCCCGACGCTGGCTTCCCTCTCGTACACGCTTGCTCCTGTCGATCCGCGCGGAAGAACGGCACCGACACCGCGCTTCCCGCTGTTTCATCGGCCCGCCGGCGACCGGCTTGAGACCGCTGGTCCGGCCGGACCCGATCCGTGGCCTGTCGGCCACCCTGCGTCAGTGATGGGCACCGTGCACGGACTCCGCATCGACCACCTGATCGCGGCCGGCACGCTTGGCCCGGTACATGGCTTCGTCGGCGCGGCGCAGCAGCGACGCCGCGTCGGCGTCCTCCGCCGCCAGCGTGGCCAGTCCGATGCTGGCGGTGACCGCCAGGCCGTCGATGCCCAATGCCGTGCCGGCGGCGCTCACCTGGCTGCGCATGGCCTCCAGCCGCGCACGCGCGGTCGCGCCACCGATGCCCGGCAACAGCACCAGGAACTCCTCACCGCCCATGCGGATCACGTCCGCCGGATCGCGTACGGCGGCCGTCAGCGTCGCCGCCACGGCCACCAGCACGCGGTCGCCGGCTTCGTGCCCATGCACGTCGTTGATGCGCTTGAACAGGTCGATGTCCAGGAAGCCGACCGCCAGGGTGTCGTCGACCGCGCGCGCATCGCGCATGTGCTGCTCCAGCCGCTTCAGGCCGGCGCGCCGGTTCGGCAGGCCGGTCAGTTCGTCGGTGTCGGCCAGCGCGCGCATCTCGTCGCGCTGGCGGCGCAGCTGCCCCAGCCGCAGGTTCAGCACGTAGGCGCTGACCGTGAGGAACCAGGTGATGGACAGCTGGATCGCTTCCACGCGGTATTCGATCAGCAGGCCGCTGTCGGCCAGATCCATCGCGGCCATGGTCAGGAACGGCAGCACGGCGGCGAGCGCGGCCGTGGCGTCGGCGCGGTGGCGGCGCAGCAGGGCCAGCCCCAGCGCGAATACCGACGTGCAACCAATCACGAAGCCGGCATCCATCGCGGTGGCCAGCCGGGACAGGCCCGCCGGCGGCAGCCAGACCGTGGCCAGGCCCAGCGCGCACAGGCCCGCGGTGAGCCACGGCAGCCAGCGACGCGTGGCGGGCCAGATGCGGGGACCGCCGACCAGCAGCCACATCACGTACAGCAGCACCGGCAGGCCCAGGCAGGAGAACGCCACCAGCCAGCGCGATTCCTGCCCGTCGACCGGCAGCCACGGCTCCGGATAGCCGCTCAGTCCGCTGAGCACCGACTGCCCCAGCACGCTCAGCGCGCACAGCAGGGTGTAGCCGAAGAAGGCGCGGTCGCGCGTGCTGAGGAACCCCATCAGCGCCATGAAGGCCAGCGCGATGGCGATGGCCACGCAGGCCGTGCGCACCAGCAGGCGCGCGGTGTCGAACTGCTGCACCGGGCTGGGCGCGCCGATGCGCACGGTCGGGATCCAGCCCGGCTTCAGCGGCGTTTCCCAGCCCACCTGGATGGGCTCGCGGTTGCCGGCCGGGGGCACTACCACCATGCCCACGCCGGCGCGGAAGCGCGAATCGCGCGTGCGCGCGTCGTGCATGCGGCCGCAGATCTCGCGGTCGCCGTGGTGCACGCGCACCTCGCCGGCGAAGATGTTGAACACGTTGATGGCCTGCGGCGCGCCCGACCAGCCGCCGGGCGGTGCGGGAATCTCGACGCGTTCGGTCAGTCCGGCCCGCATCGCGGGCGTGCAGTGACGCTGTGGGGCCTGTTCCGACGTAGGTGCGCCGGTGACCAGGTAGTCACGGCCCGCCAGCGGCGTGGCCGACGCCGGGCACGACAGGGCCGCGAGCAGCAGCAGCCACCCTGCGATTCCGCCGATCCGATCCCCGTTCCCCTTCACAGACACTCCGGTACGTCGCCGCTTCCGGACCCCCGGTGTGCTGGCTTGCGTCTACGGAATGCAACTTCCGTGCCACGGCCGGCGCCTCCGCGCCGACATCCTGACGAAGTCAGGCGCCCGCACGCCGGAGCGCCTCACTCGCGCGGCGGTCCCTTGCGGTGCGGCTTGCCGGCGCCGAACGGCTTGTCGCCGCGCGGCTTGCCCTTGCCCGGCCCGCCGAACCTGCGCGGCGGCGCCGCGCCCGCACCCGCACCCCCGCCCTCGCCCGGCTTGTGGATGCGCAGCTGCTGGCCGGACACCCAGACCTTCTTCAGGTGCATCAGCACCTCGCGCGGCATGCCCTCCGGCAGGTCCAGCAGGGTGTGGTCGTGCTGGATGTCGATGCGGCCGATGTAGCGGCTTTCCAGCCCGGCCTCGTTGGCGATGGCACCCACGATGTTCGCCGGCTTCACGCCGTGCGCGTGGCCCACCTCGATGCGGTAGGTCTCCATGCCGACCTCCGGCTTGTCGCCGCGCGGCGGTTTGTCGGCGCGCGGACGCTCGGTGTCGGGGCGCTCGATGCGCGAACGCTCGGGCTTGTCGACGCTGCGCGCCGGGCGTTCGCCCTGGCCGTCGTCGCGGCGCGGACGCTCGTCGCGCTCGCGGCGCGGCGCGTTGCCGTAGGTCTCGCTGCGCACCGCGGGGCGCTGTTCGCGCGGCGTGCGCTCCTGCGACAGCAGCAGCGGCGTGTCGCCCTGCACCAGCTGCGCCAGGGCGGCGGCGATGTCGACCGCCGGCACGTTCTGCTCGCGCTCGTAGCGCTCGATCAGCGCGCGGAATTCACCGGCCTTGCCGGACGCCAGCGTGTCGGTGATGCGCGCCAGGAACTTCTCCACGCGGCGGTCGTTGACCGCTTCCACGCTGGGCAGCTGCATCTCCTCGATCGGCTGGCGCGTGGCGCGCTCGATCGACCGCAGCATGCCTTTCTCTCGGGGGGTGACGAACAGGATCGCATCGCCCGCACGGCCGGCGCGGCCGGTGCGGCCGATGCGGTGCACGTAGCTTTCGGTGTCGTACGGGATGTCGTAGTTCAGCACGTGGCTGATGCGCTCCACGTCCAGGCCGCGCGCGGCCACGTCGGTGGCCACGAGGATGTCGAGCTTGCCGTCCTTGAGCTGCTGGATGGTCTTCTCGCGCGCCGCCTGCTGCATGTCGCCGTTGATCGCCGCCGCCGCCAGGCCGCGGGCCTGCAGCTTGTCGGCCAGTTCCTCGGTGGCCGCCTTGGTGCGGGCGAACACGATCATGCCGTCGAACGGTTCCACTTCCAGGATGCGGGTCAGCGCGTCCAGCTTGTGCATGCCGCTGACCCACCAGTAGCGCTGGCGGATGTTGGCCGACGTGGTCGTCTTCGAGGCGATGTTCACCTCGACCGGTTCCTTCAGGTAGGTCTGGGCGATGCGGCGGATGGCCGGCGGCATCGTCGCCGAGAACAGCGCCACCTGGCGCGTTTCGGGCGTCTTCTTCAGCACCGTCTCGACGTCGTCGATGAAGCCCATGCGCAGCATTTCGTCGGCTTCGTCCAGCACCAGCGTGGTCAGGCCGGACAGGTCCAGCGAGCCGCGCTCGAGATGGTCGATCACGCGGCCCGGCGTACCCACCACGACATGCACGCCGCGCTTGAGCGCCTGCAGCTGCGGGTAGTAGCTCTGGCCGCCGTAGATCGGCAGTACGTGGAAGCCGGGGATCTTGCCGGCGTATTTCTGGAACGCCTCGGCCACCTGGATGGCCAGCTCGCGCGTGGGCGCCAGCACCAGCGCCTGCGGGCTGGAGGCGTTTGGCTTGATGTTCGCCAGCACCGGCAGCGCGAACGCCGCGGTCTTGCCGGTACCGGTCTGCGCCGTCCCCAGCACGTCACGGCCCGCCAGCATGGCGGGGATGGTGGCCGCCTGGATCGGCGACGGGGTTTCGTAGCCCACCTCCGTGACCGCCGCCATGACGGACGCGGGCAGGCCGAGATCGGCGAACAGGAGGGGGGCGGGCGAAGGGGATTCGGTAGACATGCGGGCACTCCGGTGGCGTCGCGGAGCCGCACGCCGAGCCGCATATTGTGCGCCTTCGCGCGACTCCTGTCGCGCTGCAGCACGCCCGGCCGTTCACGCGCAATGGCGGTGTGAGGTTTTCCCCGCGCCGGCGAATCACCTTGCTGACCGCACAATCGACCCGGTGCAGGAATGGAATCGAGCCTAGCCATGACATCCCCGACGGACGCGAACCGCCGCGACGGCTTCCCGGCCCTGCTGCAGGCGCATCGCGGCATCGTCGCCAAGGTCGCCGGCACGTACGCCTGGCACCCCGACGACCGCGACGACCTGATGCAGGACATCGCCACGCAGCTGTGGAAGGCCTGGCCGGACTACGACCCGGCGCGCCCGTTCGCCACCTGGATGTACCGGATCGCGTTGAACGTGGCCATCTCGGATGTCCGCAGCCGTACGCGCGGGCCCTCCTCCGAGGCGTGGGACGAAGCGCACCACGACGTCGCCGACCCGCAGGCCGACGACCACGAAGGACGCCAGCAGGTCGATCTGCTGTACCGCTTCATCCACGCGCAGCCGCCGCTCGACCGCGCCCTGCTGCTGCTCTACCTGGATGACCGCAGTCACCGCGAGATGGCCGACGTGCTGGGCCTGAGCGAGACCAATGTCGCCACCAAGATCGGCCGGCTCAAACAGCGACTGCGCAACGAACTCTGACCCGATGACCCCACACGGAACGACGACCATGGAACCCGATGACCTGAAACTCGCCTGGCAGGCGCTCTCGCGCCGCCTGGAACGTCACGACGCATTGCAGGCGCATGCCCTGCTGGAACAGCGCAAGCAGCGGGCGCTGTCCAGCTTGCGCCCGCTGGTATGGGGGCAGGTGGCGCAGGTGCTGTTCGGCATCCCGTTCATCCTGCTCGCCTGCCTGCTGTGGATCCGCGCCGGGCAGTCGTCCGGCGGGTTGCCCTGGACGGTGCTGGTGTCCGGCGTGGTGGTGCAGCTCTACGGGATCGCGACGGTCGCGATGGCAGGCGAGACGCTGCGCCGCATCCGCGAGCTGGACTATGCGCAGCCGATCGTCGAGATCCAGAAGCGACTGGCCACCCTGCGCCGCACCTACATCGTCAACGGCATGCTGACCGGACTGCCGTGGTGGTTCATGTGGGTGCCCGTGCTGGTGGTGCTGGCGGGTCTGGGCGGCGGCGACCTGCTGGCAAGGGCGCCTGGCATCGGCTGGATCGGGCTGGGCGTGGGCGCGGCCGGCCTGCTGGCGACGGCCTGGTTCCACCGCTGGTCGCGTAGCCCCGCCCGCCCCCGCCTGGCCAGGGCGATGGACGACAGCGTCACCGGCGGCAGCCTGCGGCGTGCGCAGGCGCGGATCGAAGAGGTCGCGCGCTTCGAGGCCGAGTGAGCGGGCAGTACACTGCGCGCATGCAGCGCATCGACTTCGACCTGGACGCCGGCCACGAGTACGTGGAACTCAACCAACTGCTCAAGCTGGTCGGCATCGCCGACAGTGGAGGCCAGGGCAAGGCGATCGTGGCCAGCGGCGCGGTGACGGTGGATGGCGCGGTGGAACTGCGCAAGACCGCCAAGATCCGCGCCGGACAGACGGTGCGGATCGAGGACGCCGAGATCCGGATCATCGACGCGCACGGCTGAGATCGTCTGCCGGCGTCCGCCGTACGGCGCTCGACCCGCCACCGTACGCACCGGCGCGCAAAAAAGCGTCTTCGGAGAGGCGGAACGCCTCTCTCACCGCACACCGGGCCGCTCCGACGCGGCACGACGCCTTTCCAGAGCGGGAAAACGTCGCTCCAGCGCCGGACCAGGCCGCTTTGAAGAGGCTTGAAGCCTCTCCCGACACGCACTGAGCCTCTCCCAAGAGGCTCGAAGCGTCTCCCGACACACCCTGAGCCTCTCCAAAGAGGCTTGAAGCCTCTCTCGACACACCCTGAGCTTCTCCCGAGAGGCTGAAAGCGTCTCCCGACATACCCTGAGCCGCTCCAAAGAGGCTGAAAGCGTCTCCCGACACACCCTGAGCCGCTTCAAAGAGGCTGAAAGCGTCTCCCGGCACCCCCTGAGCCTCTCCAGAGAGGCTCGGCGCCGCTCCCGGCACATCACGCGTGTTCCGGGCCAGGCCCGGCCGGCGATCCGCATGGGTTGCCGACTCACGGCAGCACGCCCGGCGTCGCTCAGGGCGACGTCCCTGACGCCTCGGCAGGCAGCGCAGGCAGCACCGGCGCCTCGTCACTGTCGGCCACACGATCGAACTCGGACAGCGGGCTGTCGGCCGGGCATTCGGCATCCGGGAACCCGAACCGCGTGCGCAGGGCGAGCCCGCAGGCCTGCATCTCGCCGAGATCCGCACCGGCGGTCTTGCACTCGCCATCGAAACTGCGCATGAAGGCGTCGCGGCGCAGGACGAAGTCCTCGCCACAGCGCCGCATCAGCTGCAGCCGGTCCAGGTCGTCCTGCGCGGCGTTGGTGCCGTCCAGGCCGTATTCCTGCAGTTCGTCCTTGCTCAGCAGTCGCAGGCGGCGGTTGGGCACGGTCATCATCAGGTCGGCGACCGCGACCGCCACGCCGTTGCGTTCCAGGTAATCCTTGACCCGTCCGTATACCCCGCGCAGTTCGTCGTTGAGTTCGGCGCGCGTGGTGGCGGTGGAGCTCATGCGGATGATGCGGTGCACGCCGACCTTGCCGGAGATCAGGCGGTTGTCGCCGGCCCCCAGTACGAACACGCACGCGCTGTGGCAGATCGAGCCCTCGCGTACCCAGATCGTCCAGCCGTCCGCACCGATCACGTCGCCGGCCTTGATCGCATCCTCCACCTGGCCACCGGCGGAGTCGAGGTCGAGGATGCGCTTGTGGATGCCCATGCGACCGGCGATGTCGGCCACCCGCGCGACCAGGTCGGTGAAATCGGCCGCGATCTTGCCCTGGTAGCGCAGGCGCAGCACCCCGCCCTTCTGGCAGGGCGACAGCGCGTCGACCACGCTGAAGAAGGCGAGCGATTCGAGGGGGGCACCGTCGGCCTCGTCGGTGTCGTACTCGGCTTGGCAGCTGACCCAGGCCTTGCCGGACCGCACGGTCGCGGTCGGCCAGTCGGTCGGCAGCCCCTCCGCCGGGGCCCCGACAGGCGATGCCGGCGGATCGGACGAAACCGCCCCGTCGCCCCGTTCCGCCTGCTGCGCCGGCGTCTCCTGGACGGGCGACGCGGTCGGCGGCGCTTCGGCCACGGCGTCGGACGCGACATCGGATTCCGACGGACCGCAGGCGGCCAGCAGCACGACGGTCAGCAGCAGGGCACAGGCGGAAAAACGGGGGCGGGACAGCATCCGGTCGATCACGTCACGACGCCGGGCCGCGACGGCCGGGCATGGGGGGGAGCGTCCTAGTCTAGGGTCAAACCCGGGGCGCGGCCCGACCCTGCGATGAATCCGCCGCGCGCGCCGCTTACAGCAGCGCCCACAGCAGTTGCAGCAGCCCCCAGATCGACACCGCCCAGATCAGCGTGCGCAGGTAGGGAATCCCGGCCGCATACACCGGCACATAGACCAGCCGCGCCCAGAAATAGCACTGCGCCCCCAGCGCCGTGCTGGCATCGCCACGCTCCAGCACCACCACGGCGAGCGCAGCGGCGGCGAAGAACGGGAACGTCTCCAGGAAATTGCGCAGCGCGCGGTCGACCCGCGCCGCCACGCCGGTCGGTGGCGGCAACGTGGCGTCGCGCGCCCCGACGTTCCATGCCAGCCCGCGCTGACGGGTCACCAGCGCCGCACCCAGCAGCACGTGCACCAGTCCCAGCGCCACGGACCAGGCGAGCATCTTCAGTTCGATCGGCATGACGGTACTCCCGGATGTGGTGCCCCACTCTAGCGCGGAGATACACCCACCTGCCCACCCAAGCGGAGAGGGACGCCACCGGCGACGACGGCAGGCGGTGTGACGCGCGCGGGCCGTCCCGTCACGGACGCACTACACGCATTTCCCGTGCCGGCGGGTGGTGGACGTGTGCCGCGATCGCCTCCGCTGTGCCGGACGTGTCGACTGCATCCGGTAACCACACGACCGTGCTTGCGGCTTCTCCGTGATTTGGGTATCACAGTGCCCCGGGGCGTCGGCCCCGCAGGGGAATGCATTGGCAATACACCAGGACCTCCGGCGTCCCGTCCAGTGGGCGCAGCGCTTTGCGGCTGCGTTCGCGTGGCTGTTGGCCGCCGCGTTCACCCTGGTGGATGCCGGTGCCGGCCACTTCCTGGATGACAGCGTGCCGGTGGTCGGCGTGCTGGTGGCCATCGCCACTTGGCGCAGTACGCAGCGGCCGGTGCGCCTGGCGGTCGCCGGACTGCTGAGCGCGTTGCTGCTGATCCACCTGTGGCAGTTCCACGCGCTGGGCACCTGCCTGGTCCTGGCGGCCACGACGATCATCGTGTGGATGCGGGTCTATCGCGGCTTCCGGGCCGAGTTCGTGATGCGCGTGTTCGCCGCCGCGCTGCTGCTGCTGGCGATACAGCCGGTACTGGGCGCGCTGCAGGCCGGCGGCGCGCCGGCCGAGATCAGCTGGTCGCTGTCGCTGTCGGCGCTGGCGATGTTCCTGCTGGTCTATACACCGTCGCTGCATGCCGGCCGCGCCCTCGAAACCAGCACGGAACTGGTGGCCTTCGTCATGGCCTTCGCGGTGATCGCGCTGGTGGGCTGGCAGGTGCCGGGCAGCCTGGTCGGCAAGATGGGCGTGGACTTCCCGCCGATGCGCCCGGTCTCGACCCTGTGCGTCGCGCTGGTGGCGCTGGCCCTGCTGTTGCGTCATCGCGGCGAGGAGCGTGCGGCCTGGATCGTCCTGGCGCTGGTCACCGTGCCCATGCTGCTGACGCTGCTGCAGACCCTGGGCGGCATCACCACGCCGGCCAATGCGCTGCTGCACCGGCTCGGCTGGCTGCCGCGCCCGACCACGCCGCTGATCGGCGGCTACACCGACTATGGCGTGCTGACCGCCTGGGTGGCGGTGGCCGTGCTGCCGGAATCGCTGCACCGCTGGGAAAACCTGCGCTGGGGCATCACCCGCGGCCTGGGCATCGCGATGGCCTCGGTCGCCGGCATGGCGGCGCTGGGGCTGCTGATCCAGCTGCCCTACCACCGCGAAGGCCTGTCGATCTACCAGGTCTCGCTGACGTCGGCGGCGCAACTGGTAGCGTTGGGGCTGGCGCTGGCCGTCGCCGGCGAGAACTCGCTGCGAGAGCGCCTGTTCGGCGTGCTGCCGATGGCGGCGGCCCTGCTGTTGGGCGGCCTGTACTGGAACGCCGCCACCGCCGACCGCGATGCGATGGCGCGCAACGTCATGAAGACGCAGGCCGCGACGGCGGCCCCCACCTTCCTGCGTGGCATGGAACTGCGCCGCGGCGCGTTGCGCCAGCTGTCCGCCTCGCTGGCCGCGGCCCAGCCCGCCGCGGCGGAGGCGCTGTTCGACCAGTACGTGGCCGACATGGTGCAGGCGTTCGCGGCGTTCCGGGTGGTGCGCAGCGTGGGCGACGGCAGCGAGTTCCGTTGGGTGCATCCGGGCTTCGAGGCGCCGGTGGCGCCCTCCCCGCCCGTGCCCGTCGCCGATGCCGGCCACCTGCAGCCGGTCGACGGGGGCTGGTGGCTGACCGTGGACACGCCCGGGCGGCGGACGCAGGCGTTCATCGCGCTGGACGATTTCATCAGGACGCTGAGCAAGGCGGTGCTGTCGGACCGACCGGTTCGCGCGACGGCCATCGGCATGCCCACGCTGGAGCAGGGCCAGCCGCAGGGTGCGCCGCTGTCGATCGAGCGCGTCGTCCTGCCGGGCCACGAGGTGCAGCTCGAACTGTGGGCGCCGCCCGCGCTGACCTCGTTCACGCTGCCGCGGGCGCTGATCGTCGGCGGCCTCAGCAGCGGCCTGTTGATCGCCTTCGTGCTGTTCCTGCTCGACATCTCGCGCCGGCGCTCGTCCGAAGCGGCCGAGACCGCGCGCTCGCTGCTGCTGGAAACCGAGCGTCGCCTGGATGCGCAACGCCGCCTCAACGACGCCGCCGCGCAGGACAGCGCCACCGGTCTGCCGCGTTTCTCGGCGCAGGCCAACCTGATCACGGAGAAGATGGCCACGCCCTCGACCTTCGGCCACAGCCTGGCCATCGTCGACCTGGACGGCTTCGGCATGGTCAACGACTCGTTCGGCCACGATGGCGGCGACGAAGTGCTGCGGCGCATGGGCCAGCGCATCGTGGCGGCCTGCGATGGTCAGGGCAGTGTGTACCGCTACGGCGGCGAGGGCTTCCTCGCGCACTTTCCCGACGTGGACATCGACCAGCTCACGCGGCTGGCCGAGGACATCCGGCGCGCGGTCGGCCAGCCGATCGCCCTGTATTCCACGCATCCGTCGTTCACCGTCACCGCCAGCATCGGCCTGGCGCACGCGCCCGAGCACGGCGCCGACCTGCAGGCGTTGTTGCGCAGCGCCGACGACGCGCGCCACCTGGCCAAGCGCGCCGGCCGCAACCAGGTCCGGCTGCCGTCGGCCAGCACGCAGCAGGAAGCCAACGACCGCCTGAGCCGCGTCACCGCGCTGCGCGAGGCGGTGGCGCGCGGCCAGCTGCGGCTGGTCTATCAACCGGTCGTGGCGGGCGACACCTCACAGCTCACCGGTTTCGAGGCCCTGGCGCGCTGGCGGCATCCGGCATGGGGCGAGGTGCCGCCGTCGGTCTTCATTCCGCTGGCGGAAAGTGCGGGACTGATGGAGGACATCGGCCACTTCGTGCTGGAACAGGCGTGCCAGCAACTCGCGCGGTGGCGTGGCATGGGCCTGCGCACCCTCGGCATGGCGGTGAACCTGTCGCCCAGCCAGCTGGGCCAGCCCACGCTGGCGCCGTGGATCGCCGACTGCCTGCGGCGCCACGATCTGCCGGCCGACGCGCTGACGCTGGAGCTCACCGAAAGCGTGCTGGTGGAAGACATGGGCGCCGCGCAGCAGATGCTGCAGACCCTGCACGCCTTGGGCGTGCGGCTGGCGCTGGACGATTTCGGCACTGGCTACTCCAGCATGTCGTACCTGCAGCGCCTGCCGCTGGACATCATCAAGATCGACCGCAGCTTCGTCGACGG
It includes:
- a CDS encoding putative bifunctional diguanylate cyclase/phosphodiesterase, coding for MYEREASVGDGPGRDRDDRGLRRLPARVLALIALFALGAVLTAAVLETQAGATAYIIGESHWSKAHQRAVLSLYRYAIHARPSDLADAREALRVPLGDRDGRLALERRPVDLAGARAGFLQGNNAPEDIDRLIWMYRALARAPYFRDSVRLWREAEVEIDQLVALADALEADIAQGPLDADRVLAYRRQLLEIDARLRPKELAFSRSLAEGAHFMRRTLLALSALVFLALCAYALHVMRSTLHRVRETESEFRMAFHQSVVGMLKLDRDGRFTQANEALAQILSLPLQDLRACRLQEVMHADDLQRTEAGGIDWLRMLEPGERRLVRPDGDVRWVRWTASMVAGRTPAEDQVFVLAEDVSEAHELACEIAHQASHDELTGLINRREIARRLESVLGQGKGRHTLCYIDLDQFKLVNDTCGHEAGDRFLRHFASTVSAQLRRGDWLGRLGGDEFALLLHDTGLADAEAAMERIHAVLADAGFVWGGRTFGLNCSIGVAEIDDDAVDVDWLLRAADAACYVAKEEGRNRIRCYRESDPSLSRRRRELEWVAHTQLAIAEERLLLYAQRIVALDGSDRLQYEVLVRLRDRDGELHAPGVFLPAMEHYGQGMAVDGYVIDALFRHFADHPDHLATLELCHVNVSAQSIAEPAFLHHVTALLDRHPAVARSLCFEITETAVIANMDDACRFIGAVRARGCRIALDDFGSGLSSFGYLKRLAVDILKIDGAFIRDLSQGDADLALVRSMSQMGQALGKVTIAEWVECGAVMAQLREVGIGYVQGYAVHVPCPLSELTAAWAAARPTCAATV
- a CDS encoding sensor domain-containing diguanylate cyclase, with amino-acid sequence MKGNGDRIGGIAGWLLLLAALSCPASATPLAGRDYLVTGAPTSEQAPQRHCTPAMRAGLTERVEIPAPPGGWSGAPQAINVFNIFAGEVRVHHGDREICGRMHDARTRDSRFRAGVGMVVVPPAGNREPIQVGWETPLKPGWIPTVRIGAPSPVQQFDTARLLVRTACVAIAIALAFMALMGFLSTRDRAFFGYTLLCALSVLGQSVLSGLSGYPEPWLPVDGQESRWLVAFSCLGLPVLLYVMWLLVGGPRIWPATRRWLPWLTAGLCALGLATVWLPPAGLSRLATAMDAGFVIGCTSVFALGLALLRRHRADATAALAAVLPFLTMAAMDLADSGLLIEYRVEAIQLSITWFLTVSAYVLNLRLGQLRRQRDEMRALADTDELTGLPNRRAGLKRLEQHMRDARAVDDTLAVGFLDIDLFKRINDVHGHEAGDRVLVAVAATLTAAVRDPADVIRMGGEEFLVLLPGIGGATARARLEAMRSQVSAAGTALGIDGLAVTASIGLATLAAEDADAASLLRRADEAMYRAKRAGRDQVVDAESVHGAHH
- a CDS encoding DEAD/DEAH box helicase, producing MSTESPSPAPLLFADLGLPASVMAAVTEVGYETPSPIQAATIPAMLAGRDVLGTAQTGTGKTAAFALPVLANIKPNASSPQALVLAPTRELAIQVAEAFQKYAGKIPGFHVLPIYGGQSYYPQLQALKRGVHVVVGTPGRVIDHLERGSLDLSGLTTLVLDEADEMLRMGFIDDVETVLKKTPETRQVALFSATMPPAIRRIAQTYLKEPVEVNIASKTTTSANIRQRYWWVSGMHKLDALTRILEVEPFDGMIVFARTKAATEELADKLQARGLAAAAINGDMQQAAREKTIQQLKDGKLDILVATDVAARGLDVERISHVLNYDIPYDTESYVHRIGRTGRAGRAGDAILFVTPREKGMLRSIERATRQPIEEMQLPSVEAVNDRRVEKFLARITDTLASGKAGEFRALIERYEREQNVPAVDIAAALAQLVQGDTPLLLSQERTPREQRPAVRSETYGNAPRRERDERPRRDDGQGERPARSVDKPERSRIERPDTERPRADKPPRGDKPEVGMETYRIEVGHAHGVKPANIVGAIANEAGLESRYIGRIDIQHDHTLLDLPEGMPREVLMHLKKVWVSGQQLRIHKPGEGGGAGAGAAPPRRFGGPGKGKPRGDKPFGAGKPHRKGPPRE
- a CDS encoding sigma-70 family RNA polymerase sigma factor; protein product: MTSPTDANRRDGFPALLQAHRGIVAKVAGTYAWHPDDRDDLMQDIATQLWKAWPDYDPARPFATWMYRIALNVAISDVRSRTRGPSSEAWDEAHHDVADPQADDHEGRQQVDLLYRFIHAQPPLDRALLLLYLDDRSHREMADVLGLSETNVATKIGRLKQRLRNEL
- a CDS encoding serine/threonine protein kinase, translating into MEPDDLKLAWQALSRRLERHDALQAHALLEQRKQRALSSLRPLVWGQVAQVLFGIPFILLACLLWIRAGQSSGGLPWTVLVSGVVVQLYGIATVAMAGETLRRIRELDYAQPIVEIQKRLATLRRTYIVNGMLTGLPWWFMWVPVLVVLAGLGGGDLLARAPGIGWIGLGVGAAGLLATAWFHRWSRSPARPRLARAMDDSVTGGSLRRAQARIEEVARFEAE
- a CDS encoding RNA-binding S4 domain-containing protein gives rise to the protein MQRIDFDLDAGHEYVELNQLLKLVGIADSGGQGKAIVASGAVTVDGAVELRKTAKIRAGQTVRIEDAEIRIIDAHG
- a CDS encoding MAPEG family protein, which encodes MPIELKMLAWSVALGLVHVLLGAALVTRQRGLAWNVGARDATLPPPTGVAARVDRALRNFLETFPFFAAAALAVVVLERGDASTALGAQCYFWARLVYVPVYAAGIPYLRTLIWAVSIWGLLQLLWALL